From Nicotiana tabacum cultivar K326 chromosome 20, ASM71507v2, whole genome shotgun sequence, one genomic window encodes:
- the LOC142174515 gene encoding uncharacterized protein LOC142174515: MNTVAPRLFSGIVCASDAHLVWEDLWEHFDKVNRVRIFQLHREIATISHGTDSVSMHFTRLKELWAEYDAMWVEHSYDQARRQILMKTTEPTLNQAYAMIVESESQLTPTSGVNSIVEGNDITSLWSAKDAPQKPKRNFNLFCEHCKIKGHTKENRYQLVGYYPNYKGRKKNEADNR, encoded by the exons ATGAACACAGTTGCGCCACGTCTATTCAGTGGAATTGTCTGTGCTTCTGATGCACACCTCGTATGGGAAGATCTGTGGGAGCATTTTGACAAAGTAAACAGAGTGCGTATATTTCAGCTACATCGAGAAATTGCAACAATCTCTCATGGAACAGACTCTGTTTCTATGCACTTCACGAGGCTGAAAGAGCTATGGGCAGAGTATGATGCAATG TGGGTTGAACACTCATATGACCAGGCAAGGCGTCAAATTCTCATGAAAACAACAGAACCAACCTTGAATCAAGCATATGCAATGATTGTTGAAAGTGAGAGTCAATTGACACCAACGTCTGGGGTTAATTCCATAGTAGAAGGGAATGACATTACATCACTATGGAGTGCAAAAGATGCACCACAGAAACCAAAGAggaacttcaatctattttgtgAACATTGCAAGATAAAAGGTCATACCAAGGAAAACCGTTACCAATTAGTTGGATACTATCCGAACTATAAAGGGAGAAAGAAGAATGAGgctgataataggtga
- the LOC107768988 gene encoding low affinity sulfate transporter 3-like, with product MCSLPNESFSIELQQLDADDVSGRNQRTQWLLNSPAPPSFCNELINSVTETVLPQKKNNFSSNSKQYGGGAVLSFLQGLFPILGWGRNYKANMFKHDLLAGLTLASLCIPQSIGYANLANLAPQYGLYTSVVPPLIYAVMGSSRELAIGPVAVVSLLLSAMITEIVDPAVDPIAYTSLVFTVTFFAGTFQAAFGLLRLGFLVDFLSHAAIVGFMGGAAIVIGLQQLKGLIGINHFTTKTDVVSVLKAVFTSFHNETLSPLNFVLGCSFLIFILATRFIGKRNKKLFWLPAIAPLLSVILSTLMVYLTKADRHGVKIVKHFKGGLNPSSVHQLQFNGAHLGEVAKIGLICALVALTEAIAVGRSFASMKGYHLDGNKEMVAMGFMNIVGSLSSCYTATGSFSRTAVNFSAGCETVVSNIVMAITVFISLELLTKLLYYTPLAILASVILSALPGLIDINEAYHIWKVDKMDFLVCIGAFFGVLFVSVEIGLLVAVSISFARIILDTIRASTEVQGRLPGTTDTFCDITQYPGATTTSGILIIRINSGSLCFANATSIRERMLKLVTEANDSEENTKDNVHFLVLDVSNVMNLDTSGIAVLEELHRELVSRTIQLAIGNPRLRVINKMKTAKCFEKLGKGWIFLTIGDAIDACLSLKIADPSSINC from the exons atgtgttCATTGCCCAATGAGAGCTTCAGCATTGAGCTGCAGCAGCTTGATGCTGATGATGTTAGTGGAAGAAATCAGAGAACTCAGTGGCTGCTGAATTCTCCAGCCCCGCCAAGTTTTTGCAATGAACTCATCAACTCAGTTACTGAAACTGTTTTGCCACAAAAAAAGAACAATTTTTCTTCAAACTCAAAGCAATATGGAGGTGGAGCTGTCCTTTCATTCTTGCAAGGCTTGTTTCCAATCCTTGGTTGGGGAAGGAATTATAAAGCTAATATGTTCAAGCATGACTTATTGGCTGGCTTAACTCTTGCCAGTCTCTGTATTCCTCAG AGTATAGGATATGCTAATCTTGCAAACCTTGCTCCTCAATATGGCTTAT ACACTAGTGTTGTTCCACCATTGATATATGCTGTTATGGGGAGTTCGCGAGAGCTTGCTATTGGTCCTGTTGCTGTTGTATCCCTACTGCTTTCTGCAATGATAACCGAAATTGTAGATCCTGCAGTTGATCCTATTGCTTATACAAGCCTTGTTTTTACTGTCACTTTCTTTGCTGGTACATTCCAAGCTGCATTTGGCCTATTAAG ATTGGGTTTTCTTGTGGATTTTCTTTCACATGCTGCAATTGTGGGATTTATGGGAGGTGCAGCTATTGTAATTGGTCTTCAACAATTAAAGGGTCTCATAGGAATTAATCATTTTACTACAAAAACTGATGTGGTGTCTGTACTTAAAGCTGTTTTCACATCATTTCATAACGAGACA TTGTCTCCTCTTAATTTTGTTCTTGGCTGTTCATTCCTCATCTTCATTCTAGCAACCAGATTTATT GGAAAAAGGAATAAGAAACTATTCTGGCTACCGGCTATTGCTCCTTTGTTATCAGTGATATTATCCACCTTAATGGTTTATTTAACGAAGGCCGATCGACATGGAGTCAAAATTGTTAAACACTTTAAAGGGGGTTTGAATCCAAGTTCAGTTCATCAATTACAGTTCAATGGTGCACACCTTGGAGAAGTGGCGAAAATTGGACTAATATGCGCTCTCGTGGCGCTAACT GAAGCCATTGCTGTCGGCCGATCTTTCGCTTCAATGAAAGGCTATCATCTTGATGGGAACAAAGAAATGGTAGCCATGGGTTTCATGAACATTGTGGGGTCATTATCTTCTTGCTATACAGCAACTG GTTCATTTTCAAGGACAGCTGTGAATTTCAGTGCAGGATGTGAAACTGTGGTTTCAAACATAGTTATGGCTATCACAGTTTTCATATCCCTGGAATTGCTAACCAAACTTTTATACTACACTCCACTAGCTATCCTTGCATCGGTTATCTTATCGGCGCTTCCTGGATTGATCGACATAAATGAAGCTTATCATATCTGGAAAGTGGACAAGATGGACTTCCTTGTTTGCATTGGTGCCTTCTTTGGAGTCCTCTTTGTATCTGTGGAAATAGGTCTTCTAGTCGCG GTTAGCATCTCATTTGCTAGAATAATACTCGATACCATTCGAGCAAGTACAGAAGTACAAGGAAGACTTCCTGGGACGACAGACACCTTCTGCGATATTACTCAATATCCAGGAGCTACTACAACTTCAGGCATCTTGAtcatccgaatcaactctggTTCACTTTGTTTTGCAAATGCTACTTCCATAAGAGAAAG GATGCTGAAATTGGTGACAGAAGCAAATGATAGTGAGGAAAACACTAAGGATAATGTTCATTTTTTAGTTCTAGATGTGTCCA ATGTAATGAATTTGGATACATCAGGAATAGCGGTGTTAGAAGAGCTGCACAGAGAACTGGTTTCACGAACCATACAA TTAGCAATAGGTAACCCAAGGTTAAGAGTCATTAACAAAATGAAGACAGCAAAATGTTTCGAGAAACTAGGAAAAGGATGGATTTTCCTTACTATTGGAGATGCTATAGATGCCTGCTTGAGTCTCAAAATAGCTGATCCTAGCTCTATCAATTGTTGA